Genomic DNA from Pirellulales bacterium:
CCTAAGTGACCCGAGTTCGGCCGCCGATCGTACGCAAGAGACTTTGCGCACAGCCTCCGCGATTGATACGCTGCGCCTGGGGCGCGGCCGTGGCCGGCCGTGCGGCGTGGGCGGTTATAGCCCCTCGTTCAGGCCTTGCAAATCTGCGGGCAGAAAGCGGCCATCGCGGCGCACCAACTCGTCGTCGAACCAGATTTCGCCGCCGCCATAGTTGGGCGTCTGAATCAGCACCAGGTCCCAATGGACCCGGCTGCGATTCCCATTGTCGCACTCGTCGTAGGCGTTGCCCGGCGTGAGATGGATCGAGCCGCCGATCTTTTCATCGAAGAGCGTGTCCAGCATCGGCTGCCGCACCAGATTGTTGCAGCCGATAGACCATTCGCCGATGTAGCGGGCCCCCTCGTCGGAATCGAGAATCTTGTTCAGCTTGTCCGACTCGTTGCGGCTGGTGGCGCGCACGATTTTTCCCTGGTGGAACTCGAATTCGATCCCTTCGAACACGGTCCCCTGGTAGCGCGAGGGAGCGTTGTAGCGAATGGTCCCCTCCAGGCTGTCGCGGATTGGCGCCGTGAATACTTCTCCATCGGGAATGTTCCGCTGGCCATAACAGGGACGGACGTCGATCCCGCGGATAGAAAATTGCAGGTCCGTGCCCGGCCCGACAAGACGCACCCGATCGGCGGCCTTCATCCTGGCGACCAGCGGCTCTTGGTCCTTGGCCATCTTGGCGTAATC
This window encodes:
- a CDS encoding aminopeptidase; protein product: MNAPKGTEITTERRCELMNDPRIERLAEILIDHSCELQPGEKILIEAIDVPSPQLVCRLVELAAARGAIPLVTLKNNEVLRALYRTGTTENMTLAGHLEAERMKEMNAYIGVRGATNSSQFSDVPLERMDLYQKHWWHPVHSEIRVPKTKWVVLRYPTDAMAQAANMSTSAFEDFYFSVCTADYAKMAKDQEPLVARMKAADRVRLVGPGTDLQFSIRGIDVRPCYGQRNIPDGEVFTAPIRDSLEGTIRYNAPSRYQGTVFEGIEFEFHQGKIVRATSRNESDKLNKILDSDEGARYIGEWSIGCNNLVRQPMLDTLFDEKIGGSIHLTPGNAYDECDNGNRSRVHWDLVLIQTPNYGGGEIWFDDELVRRDGRFLPADLQGLNEGL